The following are encoded together in the Cetobacterium ceti genome:
- the rlmN gene encoding 23S rRNA (adenine(2503)-C(2))-methyltransferase RlmN produces the protein MSEKINLLNLNEKELQEFVVNELGMKKFHGKQIFTWLHGKIVRDLNEMSNISLKDREKLAEKAYIPFLNLLKHQVSKIDKTEKFLFELEDKSTVESVILKHKDRVTICMSSQVGCAVKCDFCATGMGGFVRNLDVNEIINQFYTIERRLLKQGLQINNIVFMGMGEPLLNLDNLLKAIDILSSENGVNISKRKITISTSGIVPGIERLLEERLPVELAISLHSAVNEKRDWIMPINKRYPLEDLHTVLQEYQKQSKRRISFEYILINNFNCSEADASALADFVHDFDHVVNLIPCNPVEGKDYERPSEKKIDRFYNYLKDVRKVNVTIRGEKGTDIDGACGQLRQKHQQK, from the coding sequence ATGTCAGAGAAAATTAATCTGTTAAATTTAAATGAAAAAGAACTACAGGAATTTGTAGTTAATGAACTTGGGATGAAAAAATTCCATGGTAAACAAATTTTCACATGGTTACATGGGAAAATAGTAAGAGACCTTAATGAGATGAGTAATATTTCATTAAAAGATAGAGAAAAACTTGCTGAAAAAGCTTATATTCCATTTTTAAACCTTTTAAAGCATCAAGTATCTAAAATAGATAAAACTGAAAAGTTTTTATTTGAATTAGAAGATAAATCAACTGTTGAATCTGTTATTTTAAAACATAAGGACAGAGTTACTATTTGTATGTCTTCTCAAGTTGGATGTGCTGTAAAGTGTGATTTCTGTGCTACTGGTATGGGTGGATTTGTAAGAAACCTTGATGTAAATGAAATCATTAACCAATTCTATACAATTGAAAGAAGATTGTTAAAGCAAGGTCTTCAAATAAATAATATTGTATTTATGGGAATGGGAGAGCCATTATTAAACTTAGATAACCTGTTAAAAGCAATTGATATTTTATCTAGTGAAAATGGAGTTAATATTTCTAAAAGAAAAATTACAATTTCAACTTCTGGAATCGTTCCTGGTATTGAAAGATTACTTGAGGAAAGATTACCTGTTGAATTAGCTATTTCTTTACACAGTGCTGTAAATGAAAAAAGAGATTGGATCATGCCTATTAACAAAAGATATCCATTAGAAGATTTACATACAGTTTTACAAGAATATCAAAAACAAAGTAAAAGAAGAATTTCTTTTGAGTATATTTTAATTAATAATTTCAACTGTTCAGAAGCAGACGCATCTGCCTTAGCTGATTTTGTTCATGATTTTGACCATGTTGTAAACTTAATACCTTGTAATCCTGTAGAAGGTAAAGATTATGAAAGACCATCAGAAAAGAAAATAGACAGATTCTACAATTATTTAAAAGATGTAAGAAAAGTTAATGTTACTATTAGAGGAGAAAAAGGTACTGATATTGATGGTGCTTGTGGTCAGTTAAGACAAAAGCATCAACAAAAATAG
- a CDS encoding alanyl-tRNA editing protein, with translation MDKIKVLSCAKEGNFFKAEIENSPFYIDGKGGQLGDRGNINGAKILNVVDEHFVIVNKELTPGTYFYFIDEARRVDIAIQHTAQHLFSAIAYNDYELNTVGFRMSDNYSTVDLDSQDLSPRTIEELEDKINEFIGKGSHVLINILPKNEAAELKSLRKKISEKVQDSVRIIEIEGIDTSACAGFHVENIKELRLFKIIKWEKIKGSYTRFYFLSGQRAIDDYKNRNKIINTLVAKYSCKDFEILAMTDKVLEEKKKIEGELRLLSQDYGTIILDNLYKNPILLEDKKVLFFQGNHRVIEYISSNMDKNEHVFIGLFDNGGIVTSHLIDCGAFVKFLTVLNSNIRGGGSKERANIKGDLDKTFILCALEKFFTL, from the coding sequence ATGGACAAAATTAAAGTTTTATCTTGTGCTAAAGAGGGCAATTTCTTCAAAGCAGAAATTGAAAATTCTCCATTTTATATAGATGGAAAGGGTGGCCAACTGGGCGATAGAGGTAATATCAATGGTGCTAAAATATTAAATGTTGTAGATGAACACTTTGTTATAGTGAATAAGGAGTTAACCCCTGGAACATATTTTTATTTTATAGATGAAGCTAGAAGAGTAGATATTGCCATACAGCATACAGCACAACATCTCTTTTCGGCTATTGCCTATAATGATTATGAACTTAATACTGTAGGATTTAGAATGAGTGATAACTATTCCACAGTGGACTTAGATTCTCAAGATTTATCCCCTAGAACCATAGAGGAATTAGAAGATAAAATAAACGAATTTATTGGTAAAGGTTCCCATGTTTTAATAAATATTTTACCTAAAAATGAAGCAGCAGAACTTAAATCTCTTAGAAAAAAAATTAGTGAAAAAGTTCAAGATTCTGTAAGAATAATTGAAATTGAAGGAATTGATACAAGTGCCTGTGCTGGTTTTCATGTGGAAAATATAAAAGAACTTAGACTTTTTAAAATCATAAAATGGGAAAAAATAAAAGGTTCCTATACTAGATTTTATTTCTTAAGTGGTCAAAGAGCCATAGATGATTATAAAAATAGAAATAAAATTATAAATACCTTAGTTGCAAAGTATAGTTGTAAAGATTTTGAAATTCTAGCTATGACTGATAAAGTTTTAGAAGAAAAGAAAAAAATCGAGGGAGAACTTAGACTTTTATCCCAGGACTATGGTACAATAATACTTGATAATCTTTATAAAAATCCAATTCTTTTAGAGGATAAAAAAGTTTTATTTTTCCAAGGAAATCACAGGGTAATTGAATACATATCTTCTAATATGGACAAAAATGAACATGTTTTTATAGGTTTATTTGATAATGGAGGAATTGTAACTTCTCACCTTATAGACTGTGGTGCCTTTGTAAAATTTTTAACTGTTCTTAATTCTAATATAAGAGGAGGGGGAAGCAAGGAGAGAGCCAATATAAAAGGAGACCTAGATAAAACCTTCATTTTATGTGCTTTAGAAAAGTTTTTTACATTGTAA
- a CDS encoding tetratricopeptide repeat-containing diguanylate cyclase → MHKINHYSIPEELLKTKNKIHNIENLTNKEWETLLNFKNIPKYKYKKKYIEIAESIRPILGSENGYTIGSIILEDILLNGELSNEEKLYILNKLRILKNNPYNLVENIQCTMEYIQLGQFVGDRYHIAKGKVALATIFSGLKGYEIANKILEEVLRENNGEINILALINLSENYLFLGEYDKVLENIEKVNNYKKYYDDKYLIDIEVIKNSILCETYTKLKNKDKALEYLKKAEYYLNNVKGNYFIGKELVYETALEYYNLQFNFEQLNENKIYKTLKCAEEKNNLRFIYTSYDLLFEYYKKIENFEKYYNLKKKYDLKIKEINEMNYEILTLYTINSIESGIIARNNILLKKKLWGLFGMSLFLIIGIIFLLELFLKSKKNIRIDELTEIYNRKAFNEDIERLKNQDYYMVIFDIDNFKKINDEYGHPFGDRVLKKVSRRISNKLGKKKNTFFYRIGGEEFIIIFKKISKEEVIYECECIRMAVELLKWKNKELKVTISGGLSKGQENIYEICDKLLYKSKKNGKNKILNNL, encoded by the coding sequence ATGCACAAGATAAATCATTATTCAATTCCAGAAGAATTATTGAAAACTAAAAATAAAATACATAATATAGAAAACTTAACTAATAAAGAATGGGAGACTTTACTTAATTTTAAAAATATTCCAAAATATAAATATAAAAAGAAATATATAGAAATTGCTGAGAGTATCCGACCGATACTAGGAAGTGAAAATGGATATACCATAGGAAGTATAATTCTTGAAGATATATTATTAAATGGAGAATTATCCAATGAAGAAAAACTATATATTTTAAATAAACTAAGAATTTTAAAAAATAATCCCTATAATTTAGTTGAAAATATTCAATGTACAATGGAATATATACAGTTAGGGCAATTTGTCGGGGATAGATATCATATAGCTAAAGGAAAGGTTGCCTTAGCAACAATTTTTAGTGGATTAAAGGGATATGAAATAGCAAATAAGATTTTGGAAGAAGTTTTAAGAGAGAATAATGGAGAGATTAATATTTTAGCTCTTATAAATTTAAGTGAAAATTATTTGTTTTTAGGAGAATATGATAAAGTTTTAGAAAATATAGAAAAAGTTAATAATTATAAAAAATATTATGATGATAAATATTTAATAGATATTGAAGTAATAAAAAACTCGATACTTTGTGAAACTTATACAAAGTTAAAAAATAAAGATAAGGCTTTAGAGTATTTAAAAAAAGCTGAATATTATTTAAATAACGTTAAGGGAAATTATTTTATTGGAAAGGAACTTGTTTATGAGACAGCTCTTGAATATTATAATCTTCAATTTAATTTTGAACAATTAAATGAGAATAAAATATATAAAACATTAAAATGTGCAGAAGAAAAAAATAATCTAAGATTTATTTACACTTCCTATGATTTACTATTCGAATATTATAAAAAAATAGAAAATTTTGAAAAATATTATAATTTAAAAAAGAAATATGATTTGAAAATAAAAGAGATCAATGAAATGAACTATGAAATTTTAACTCTATATACAATTAATTCCATAGAAAGTGGAATTATTGCTAGAAATAATATTCTTTTAAAAAAGAAATTATGGGGACTTTTTGGGATGTCTTTATTTTTAATAATAGGAATAATTTTTCTTTTGGAACTATTTTTAAAATCTAAAAAAAATATAAGAATAGATGAGCTAACAGAAATATATAATAGAAAAGCCTTTAATGAAGATATAGAAAGATTAAAAAATCAAGATTATTATATGGTTATATTTGATATAGATAACTTTAAAAAAATAAATGATGAATATGGACATCCTTTTGGAGATAGGGTCTTAAAAAAAGTTAGTAGAAGAATTTCTAATAAACTTGGGAAAAAGAAAAATACTTTTTTTTATAGAATTGGCGGAGAGGAATTTATAATAATTTTTAAGAAAATTTCAAAGGAAGAAGTTATATATGAATGTGAGTGTATTAGAATGGCTGTGGAACTTTTAAAATGGAAAAACAAGGAATTAAAAGTTACCATTAGTGGTGGTCTTTCTAAAGGTCAAGAAAATATTTATGAGATTTGTGATAAATTATTATATAAAAGTAAAAAAAATGGAAAAAACAAAATATTAAATAATTTATAA
- a CDS encoding GNAT family N-acetyltransferase: MIRLAEAKDLNGIMDIIKDTISEMKEENNIQWDETYPKREDFLKDLESKTLYVNEERHNIRGFICIDKNQPEAYNLLQWQGQDKDFMVIHRMAVGKNYRNQGLGKTLFEFAEKIALENNIYFLRSDTYSLNYKMRSLFRREKYRFIGEADFGKEKKFYCYEKEIKM, from the coding sequence ATGATAAGACTAGCTGAAGCAAAAGATTTAAATGGTATAATGGATATTATAAAAGATACCATAAGCGAAATGAAGGAAGAAAATAATATTCAATGGGATGAAACGTATCCTAAAAGAGAGGATTTTTTAAAGGACCTTGAAAGCAAAACTTTATATGTCAATGAAGAAAGACATAATATAAGAGGATTTATCTGTATTGATAAAAACCAACCTGAAGCTTATAATCTTTTACAATGGCAGGGACAAGATAAGGATTTTATGGTAATTCATAGAATGGCAGTTGGTAAAAATTATAGAAATCAAGGATTAGGTAAAACTTTATTTGAATTTGCAGAAAAAATAGCCTTAGAAAATAATATATATTTTTTAAGAAGTGACACTTATTCATTAAATTATAAAATGAGAAGTTTATTTAGAAGAGAAAAGTATAGATTTATAGGAGAGGCTGATTTTGGTAAGGAGAAAAAATTCTATTGCTATGAAAAGGAAATAAAAATGTAA
- a CDS encoding glycerol dehydrogenase codes for MEQIIQSPGKYIQGIGAIEKIGAHAGVKSFVLADEFVMGITREKIEKSFKEVKEEVVFEIFKGECSKNEVKRLEEAAKTEKCKMVIGVGGGKTLDAAKAVGYFLKLPVMIVPTIASTDSPCTALTVFYHDDGTFDEYLFLPHNPDIILMDTDIIAKAPSRLLVAGMGDALATYFEVKSCVNSNSLNLVGGLPTKGGEALARLCFETLMEDGEKALMAAEKKVATKALNNIIEANTYLSGVGAESGGLGAAHSIHNGFTILKECHHLYHGEKVAFGTLAQMFLENYPMDEIEEVAYFCKRVGLPVSLEEMGIKEIDEEKIMEVAKASCAPGETIHNTPFKVTPEDVFAAIMTADNFGSSL; via the coding sequence ATGGAGCAAATTATTCAATCACCAGGTAAATATATTCAAGGTATAGGAGCTATTGAAAAAATAGGAGCCCATGCAGGAGTAAAATCCTTTGTACTAGCAGATGAGTTTGTAATGGGAATTACAAGAGAAAAAATTGAAAAAAGCTTTAAGGAAGTTAAAGAAGAAGTTGTTTTTGAAATCTTTAAGGGAGAATGTTCTAAAAATGAAGTAAAAAGACTTGAAGAGGCTGCAAAAACAGAAAAATGTAAGATGGTAATAGGAGTTGGAGGAGGAAAAACTTTAGATGCAGCTAAGGCTGTGGGTTATTTTTTAAAGTTACCAGTTATGATAGTTCCAACTATTGCATCAACTGACTCTCCATGTACAGCTTTAACAGTTTTTTATCATGATGATGGAACATTTGACGAGTATTTATTCTTACCTCATAATCCAGATATAATATTAATGGATACAGATATTATTGCAAAGGCTCCTAGTAGACTTTTAGTAGCAGGAATGGGAGATGCTTTAGCAACATATTTTGAAGTTAAATCATGTGTGAATTCAAATTCATTAAACTTAGTTGGAGGTCTTCCTACTAAGGGAGGAGAGGCTCTAGCAAGATTATGTTTTGAAACATTAATGGAAGATGGAGAAAAGGCTTTAATGGCAGCGGAGAAAAAAGTTGCAACAAAAGCATTAAATAATATAATAGAAGCCAACACATATTTAAGTGGAGTTGGAGCAGAAAGTGGAGGACTTGGAGCAGCTCACTCAATCCATAATGGATTTACCATTTTAAAAGAGTGTCACCATTTATACCATGGGGAAAAGGTTGCCTTTGGAACATTGGCTCAAATGTTCTTAGAAAATTATCCTATGGATGAAATAGAAGAAGTGGCTTATTTCTGTAAAAGAGTTGGGTTACCTGTATCTTTAGAAGAAATGGGAATTAAAGAAATTGATGAGGAGAAAATAATGGAAGTTGCTAAGGCTTCTTGTGCACCAGGAGAAACAATTCATAACACTCCATTTAAAGTAACCCCAGAAGATGTATTTGCTGCAATAATGACAGCGGATAATTTTGGGTCATCTTTATAG
- a CDS encoding transglycosylase SLT domain-containing protein: protein MKIFITILFLIFSTLTYTLEEEQGEGKGVGFIPYELYTKQLKETIKEYKDKILEHWSHAELPTNHKWVQYSHDYKEKCVVDFKNEKIMINVIVPEDNHLHHSNKKIMENVKEMLKQDLKESSKKTPYMNDNHVIDSDELLVGDIYDLAGDTPEESEKKIDKMISESKPVIKKAKKKGEVIVELSIPFPKDGILKKAAKYKKEVEKRAKEYEIKESLIYAVIHSESWYNPFARSSVPAYGLMQIVPETSGKDVAKRIYGKVILFTPKYLYNSKNNIEAGTNYLNLLYYTYFGDIENEISRKYCTIASYNTGAGNVSRAILGKIDLQETIDKINKMTSDEVYNRLIKHLPYKETKEYLKAVNTRDIYYQEIIEDI, encoded by the coding sequence ATGAAAATTTTTATTACAATATTATTTCTTATATTTTCAACTTTGACCTATACTCTTGAGGAAGAGCAAGGGGAAGGAAAAGGAGTAGGGTTTATTCCCTATGAATTATATACAAAACAATTAAAAGAAACAATTAAAGAGTATAAGGATAAAATTTTAGAACATTGGTCCCATGCGGAACTTCCTACAAATCATAAATGGGTTCAATATAGTCATGATTATAAGGAAAAATGTGTGGTAGATTTTAAAAATGAAAAGATAATGATAAATGTTATAGTTCCAGAGGATAATCATCTTCATCATTCAAATAAAAAAATAATGGAAAATGTTAAAGAGATGTTAAAACAAGATTTAAAAGAATCCTCTAAGAAAACTCCCTATATGAATGATAATCATGTGATAGATTCAGATGAATTATTAGTTGGAGATATTTATGATTTAGCAGGAGATACACCTGAGGAATCGGAAAAGAAAATAGATAAAATGATATCAGAATCTAAACCAGTTATAAAAAAAGCTAAAAAAAAGGGAGAGGTTATTGTGGAGCTAAGTATTCCTTTTCCTAAGGATGGGATTTTAAAAAAAGCTGCAAAATATAAAAAAGAGGTTGAAAAAAGAGCCAAGGAATATGAGATAAAGGAATCACTAATTTATGCTGTAATTCATTCAGAAAGTTGGTATAATCCCTTTGCAAGATCTTCTGTTCCAGCTTATGGGCTTATGCAAATAGTCCCAGAAACATCTGGGAAAGATGTAGCAAAAAGAATATATGGAAAGGTTATTTTATTTACGCCGAAATATTTATACAACAGTAAAAATAATATAGAAGCAGGAACAAATTATTTAAATTTATTATATTATACATATTTTGGAGATATTGAAAATGAAATTTCAAGAAAATACTGTACTATAGCTAGTTATAATACAGGGGCAGGAAATGTTTCAAGAGCTATTTTAGGAAAAATTGATTTACAAGAGACCATAGATAAAATAAATAAAATGACCAGTGATGAAGTTTATAATAGACTTATTAAACATCTTCCCTATAAAGAGACCAAAGAATATTTAAAAGCAGTTAATACAAGGGATATATATTACCAAGAAATTATAGAGGATATATAA
- a CDS encoding ABC transporter substrate-binding protein, whose amino-acid sequence MKKVTKLFFFVFVFILALGGCSKEDKPKEKTITFMIPDWGVPTDKMLEEFQKEKGIKVNVETVSWDDIRNKVSVAATGKKAPADVMEVDWSWVGEFKSAGWLAPITLSEETVKDIPTLETFTVNNEILAVPYANDFRIAYYNKDIYNKAGLKAPITWEEVGNNMKSIKEQGILKYPYTLPLNATEGTTTALIWMTFMRDGKVFNENGSLNKENVMKSLNFINEMVKEGVINPANLNMKDIDTYREILSGEAAYMVGPTSFIARANDSNQSKVLGQIEAVLPPGENSTAKVTMALPEAIGVSAYSENKEAATEFVKWYTSPKIQEELYNKLSTMPTRMSVLNKLINSGEIANSGALLETAKRVKSPFPMGVPDYYSEMSRTISNSINKMASGAISPEMAFEEMNSKINELIENK is encoded by the coding sequence ATGAAGAAGGTCACTAAATTATTTTTCTTTGTTTTTGTGTTTATATTAGCCTTGGGAGGATGTTCAAAGGAGGATAAACCAAAGGAGAAAACTATAACTTTTATGATTCCAGATTGGGGAGTTCCAACAGATAAAATGCTAGAGGAGTTCCAAAAAGAAAAGGGAATTAAAGTAAATGTAGAAACTGTATCATGGGATGATATTAGAAATAAAGTTTCTGTGGCAGCTACAGGGAAAAAAGCCCCAGCAGATGTTATGGAAGTAGATTGGTCTTGGGTTGGAGAGTTTAAAAGTGCAGGATGGTTAGCACCAATAACTTTATCTGAGGAAACAGTTAAAGATATACCGACTTTAGAAACTTTCACAGTGAATAATGAAATTTTAGCAGTTCCCTATGCAAATGATTTTAGAATAGCTTATTATAATAAGGATATTTATAATAAAGCAGGATTAAAAGCTCCAATTACTTGGGAAGAAGTTGGAAATAATATGAAATCTATTAAGGAACAGGGAATATTAAAATATCCATATACTTTACCTTTAAATGCCACAGAGGGAACAACAACAGCTCTAATTTGGATGACATTTATGAGAGATGGAAAAGTATTTAATGAAAATGGATCTTTAAATAAAGAAAATGTAATGAAAAGTTTAAACTTCATAAATGAAATGGTTAAGGAAGGAGTTATAAATCCAGCTAACTTAAATATGAAGGATATTGATACTTATAGAGAGATTTTAAGTGGAGAGGCAGCTTATATGGTAGGACCAACTTCATTTATAGCAAGAGCGAATGATTCTAATCAATCTAAGGTTTTAGGACAAATTGAAGCAGTTTTACCACCTGGAGAAAATAGTACTGCAAAGGTAACTATGGCTCTTCCAGAAGCTATTGGAGTTTCAGCTTATTCAGAAAATAAAGAGGCAGCTACAGAGTTTGTAAAATGGTATACTTCACCTAAAATACAAGAGGAATTATACAATAAATTAAGCACTATGCCCACAAGAATGTCTGTGTTAAATAAACTAATCAATAGTGGAGAAATTGCAAATTCAGGAGCTCTATTGGAAACAGCTAAAAGAGTAAAATCACCATTTCCTATGGGAGTACCTGATTACTATTCTGAAATGAGTAGAACAATTTCAAATAGTATTAATAAAATGGCCAGTGGAGCCATAAGTCCAGAGATGGCCTTTGAAGAGATGAACAGTAAAATTAATGAACTTATAGAAAATAAATAG